One window of the Bacteroidales bacterium genome contains the following:
- a CDS encoding type II toxin-antitoxin system RelE/ParE family toxin, with translation MKQKFEVILLEEVWGFLDTLDDKAKEKIFYNIDKSKYINDPELLKKLDNDIWEFRTKYNKTYYRIFSFWDKTEQIETLVVATHGIIKKTDKVPKGEIEKARAIMKLYFEQKNNSKHE, from the coding sequence ATGAAGCAGAAATTTGAAGTTATTCTACTTGAAGAAGTATGGGGATTTTTGGACACACTTGATGATAAGGCAAAGGAAAAAATCTTTTATAATATTGACAAATCAAAGTATATCAATGATCCTGAGTTGCTAAAAAAATTAGACAATGATATTTGGGAGTTCAGGACTAAATACAATAAAACATATTATCGGATTTTTTCATTTTGGGATAAGACAGAACAAATAGAAACATTGGTAGTTGCGACACATGGAATCATAAAGAAAACGGATAAAGTCCCTAAAGGAGAGATTGAAAAAGCGCGGGCAATTATGAAACTTTATTTTGAACAGAAAAATAATAGTAAACATGAATAA
- a CDS encoding type II toxin-antitoxin system ParD family antitoxin, whose product MNRNTSISLGSHFDNFIQNKISAGRYKNASEVVRAGLRLLEEEENKMIALREAIQEGIDSGIACDFNPEAHLEKLKAKQNLNG is encoded by the coding sequence ATGAATAGAAACACTTCAATATCATTGGGAAGCCATTTTGATAATTTTATTCAAAACAAAATATCTGCTGGAAGATATAAAAATGCTAGTGAGGTAGTTAGAGCAGGTCTAAGGCTTTTAGAAGAGGAAGAAAATAAAATGATTGCTTTAAGAGAAGCCATTCAAGAAGGGATTGACAGTGGAATTGCTTGTGATTTCAATCCTGAGGCACATTTAGAAAAATTAAAAGCCAAACAGAATTTGAATGGCTAG
- a CDS encoding helix-turn-helix transcriptional regulator, with product MNNSNKLKIYTLDQAKDKHLGKIGTPKRDKYEYELRLDLLGEMIKRTRKERHLTQSELGAMIGVQKSQISRIERNAKNVTIETILRVFKALKAKVNFNVELLDEEFRIA from the coding sequence ATGAATAATTCGAATAAACTAAAAATATATACATTAGACCAAGCCAAAGACAAACACCTTGGAAAAATTGGCACCCCAAAAAGAGACAAGTACGAATACGAACTTCGACTTGACCTATTGGGTGAAATGATTAAACGTACTCGCAAAGAGAGACATTTGACACAATCGGAACTTGGGGCAATGATTGGCGTTCAAAAATCTCAAATCTCCCGTATTGAGAGGAATGCAAAAAACGTAACGATTGAGACTATCTTACGTGTGTTCAAAGCTTTGAAAGCAAAAGTAAATTTCAACGTTGAACTCCTTGACGAAGAATTTAGAATTGCTTAA
- a CDS encoding YifB family Mg chelatase-like AAA ATPase — translation MLVKTYGSAVHGIKATTITIEVSVGQGINFFLVGLPDSAVKESQQRITTALETHHLKMPKRRIVINMAPADIRKEGSAYDLPLAVGIMAASEQIKSDKLVDFIIMGELSLDGTLQPIKGVLPIAIQAREEGFKGFILPKQNAREAAVVNNLEVYGVDSIKDVIDFFNGDKELEQTTINTREEFNVNANAYDVDFNDVKGQENVKRALEVSAAGGHNIIMIGPPGAGKTMLAKRLPTIIPPLTLREALETTKIHSVAGKIDKNTSLMTRRPFRSPHHTISDVALVGGGQWPQPGEISLSHNGVLFLDELPEFKRTVLEVMRQPLEDRVITISRAKSTVEYPASFMLVSSMNPCPCGYYNHPEKECVCSPGVVQKYLNKISGPLLDRIDIHVEVVPVPFEKLSGAPPAESSEIVRARVVKARQVQEERFIEWKGVHCNAQMNSKLIRKFCQLDDAGTALVKNAMEKLGLSARAYDRILKVSRTIADLEASPNIKAEHIAEAIQYRSLDRDNWAG, via the coding sequence ATGCTTGTTAAAACTTACGGTAGCGCGGTACATGGGATAAAAGCAACAACAATAACTATTGAGGTAAGTGTTGGTCAGGGTATTAATTTTTTTCTTGTGGGATTGCCCGATAGTGCTGTGAAGGAGAGCCAACAAAGGATTACAACTGCTTTGGAGACCCATCATCTCAAAATGCCCAAACGGAGAATTGTAATAAACATGGCACCTGCCGATATCCGAAAGGAGGGTTCTGCTTACGATTTACCCTTAGCAGTTGGGATCATGGCTGCATCGGAGCAGATAAAAAGCGATAAATTGGTTGATTTTATAATTATGGGAGAGCTATCGCTCGATGGTACTCTTCAACCCATTAAAGGAGTTCTTCCCATTGCAATTCAGGCTAGAGAAGAAGGATTTAAAGGATTTATTCTACCAAAGCAAAATGCACGCGAAGCGGCAGTGGTTAATAACCTTGAAGTTTATGGGGTTGATTCAATAAAGGATGTAATTGATTTTTTTAATGGAGATAAGGAATTAGAGCAAACCACTATTAATACCCGCGAAGAGTTTAATGTCAATGCCAATGCTTACGATGTTGATTTTAACGATGTAAAAGGGCAGGAGAATGTTAAGCGTGCCTTGGAAGTATCGGCTGCTGGCGGTCATAACATCATTATGATTGGCCCTCCTGGTGCCGGTAAAACAATGCTTGCCAAACGATTGCCAACCATTATTCCTCCTTTAACCCTTCGTGAAGCGTTAGAGACAACAAAGATTCACTCAGTTGCTGGCAAAATAGATAAGAATACATCCCTTATGACCCGCCGACCTTTCAGGTCACCTCACCATACAATATCCGATGTAGCCTTGGTAGGAGGGGGGCAATGGCCCCAACCCGGCGAAATATCATTATCGCATAATGGAGTTCTTTTCCTCGATGAATTGCCCGAATTTAAACGAACTGTACTTGAGGTAATGCGTCAACCATTAGAGGATAGAGTTATTACCATTTCACGTGCCAAATCAACGGTTGAGTATCCTGCTAGTTTTATGCTTGTTTCATCTATGAACCCTTGTCCTTGTGGATATTACAATCATCCTGAGAAGGAGTGCGTATGCTCACCGGGTGTAGTTCAAAAGTATTTGAATAAAATATCTGGACCACTGCTCGATAGGATTGATATTCATGTTGAGGTAGTTCCAGTTCCATTCGAGAAATTATCGGGTGCTCCACCAGCAGAATCGAGTGAGATAGTTCGGGCAAGAGTTGTAAAAGCCCGTCAGGTGCAGGAGGAAAGATTTATAGAATGGAAAGGTGTTCATTGCAACGCACAGATGAACTCTAAGTTAATCCGAAAATTCTGCCAGCTCGATGATGCCGGAACAGCCCTAGTAAAGAATGCAATGGAAAAATTAGGCCTTTCGGCACGTGCGTACGACAGAATTCTTAAGGTTTCCCGAACCATTGCCGATTTAGAGGCAAGCCCAAATATCAAAGCCGAACATATTGCCGAAGCCATCCAGTACCGTAGTTTGGATAGGGATAATTGGGCGGGGTAG
- a CDS encoding type II toxin-antitoxin system RelE/ParE family toxin codes for MARYRFTNKAVDDLTQIWNYTRNKWSENRADIYYHMLLGNCKEVASNPDLGKSYFGIMDCLLGFKAGRHIIFYRKIEENEIEIVRILHEQMDLKNRVKDL; via the coding sequence ATGGCTAGATATAGATTTACAAATAAAGCAGTTGATGATTTAACTCAGATATGGAATTACACTCGAAATAAATGGTCTGAGAATAGGGCAGATATTTACTATCATATGCTTTTAGGGAACTGCAAAGAGGTTGCATCAAATCCTGATTTGGGCAAAAGTTATTTTGGAATAATGGACTGTTTATTAGGGTTTAAAGCAGGTAGACATATTATTTTTTACCGCAAGATTGAAGAAAACGAAATAGAAATAGTAAGAATTCTCCACGAACAAATGGATTTAAAAAACAGGGTAAAAGACTTATAA